From a single Candidatus Delongbacteria bacterium genomic region:
- a CDS encoding sugar phosphate isomerase/epimerase gives MIWVSSSGVRARRISAAVQQLAEAGFTQLELSGGTEPYPELESDLLELAAGGRLRFQLHNYFPPPASPFVLNLASMDELILQASLDHVKRALDLSRKLGATRLAVHAGFRFDVPPGELGGALGERPLAAHADSLQRFVASLRELAPHAGSVRLYVENNVLSERNRRTWPGENPLLLCCAADWRELKPLLAPLGIGLLLDLAHLKVSARSLGLDFETEAAELLAETDYLHLSDNDGLRDSNEELLEEGSVMQALRRLPAPPTCMTLEVYSGLEAITRSARRLEALWPEHPRGTP, from the coding sequence ATGATCTGGGTCTCCTCCAGCGGCGTGCGTGCGCGCCGGATCTCCGCTGCCGTGCAGCAGCTTGCCGAGGCCGGATTCACTCAGCTGGAACTCTCCGGCGGTACCGAACCCTATCCGGAACTGGAGAGCGACTTGCTGGAACTGGCTGCCGGGGGCCGGCTGCGATTCCAGCTGCACAACTACTTTCCGCCGCCTGCAAGTCCTTTCGTGCTCAATCTGGCCAGCATGGACGAACTGATCCTCCAGGCCAGCCTGGACCATGTGAAACGCGCGCTGGATCTGTCACGCAAGCTGGGAGCCACCCGTCTGGCCGTGCACGCCGGATTTCGCTTTGATGTGCCACCCGGTGAACTGGGTGGCGCCTTAGGGGAGCGTCCGCTGGCCGCACACGCCGACTCTCTGCAACGCTTCGTGGCCAGCCTGCGTGAACTGGCACCCCATGCGGGGTCCGTGCGGCTGTACGTCGAGAACAATGTGCTCTCGGAACGCAACCGGCGCACCTGGCCCGGCGAGAATCCCCTGCTGCTCTGCTGCGCGGCGGACTGGCGCGAGCTGAAGCCCTTGCTGGCGCCTCTGGGCATCGGGCTGCTGCTGGATCTGGCGCACCTGAAAGTCTCCGCGCGCAGCCTGGGACTGGATTTCGAGACCGAAGCGGCCGAGCTGCTGGCCGAAACCGATTACCTGCACCTGAGCGACAACGATGGCCTGCGCGACAGCAACGAGGAATTGCTAGAGGAAGGCAGCGTGATGCAGGCATTGCGCCGTCTTCCCGCGCCGCCCACGTGCATGACCCTGGAAGTCTACAGCGGCCTTGAGGCCATCACACGCAGCGCGCGCCGCCTGGAAGCGCTCTGGCCCGAACACCCCCGAGGAACCCCATGA
- a CDS encoding DegT/DnrJ/EryC1/StrS family aminotransferase, with the protein MNESVIPWAQPLIGQEEQRQMLSCFTTDWLTMGPKVAELESRMAARMGVPHAVAVSNGSVALDLALKCLKLRPGDEVLVPAMTYFASAAAVSWQAAVPVFVDIDAHSWNLDPRRMAEAVSERTRGVIYIDYGGNPADAAAIRAEAARLGLFVLHDGAQSLGATVGDAPCGRDDVISSLSFHMAKVITTVEGGMLFCHDDAHARDLRARRSQGESSRKYIHEVLGTNARMTDLAAAIGLAQLDRLDHVLEQRRLISQRYTEGLAELAPLGLRTVAANEHGRNAWFLYSVRIPDRDRIAEALRRDHGIETRIAYPLPLYRQPVYDGGEAICRHLPCPESEALAAQVLNLPLFPGMSEGQQERVIQALRSELSASRKPA; encoded by the coding sequence ATGAACGAGTCCGTGATCCCCTGGGCCCAGCCCCTGATCGGGCAGGAGGAGCAGCGTCAGATGCTTTCCTGCTTCACCACCGACTGGCTCACCATGGGCCCCAAGGTGGCCGAGCTGGAATCCCGGATGGCCGCCCGGATGGGCGTGCCCCACGCGGTTGCGGTGAGCAATGGCAGTGTGGCCCTGGATCTGGCGCTCAAGTGCCTGAAACTGCGCCCCGGCGACGAGGTGCTGGTGCCCGCGATGACCTATTTCGCCAGCGCGGCCGCCGTGAGCTGGCAGGCCGCGGTGCCGGTCTTCGTGGACATCGACGCCCACAGCTGGAATCTGGACCCGCGCCGGATGGCCGAGGCGGTCAGCGAGCGCACGCGCGGCGTGATCTACATCGACTATGGCGGCAATCCGGCCGATGCGGCCGCCATCCGCGCCGAAGCCGCCCGCCTGGGACTGTTCGTGCTGCACGACGGGGCCCAGTCCCTGGGTGCCACGGTCGGCGATGCCCCCTGCGGACGTGACGACGTGATCAGTTCGCTCAGTTTCCACATGGCCAAGGTGATCACCACCGTGGAAGGTGGCATGCTCTTCTGCCACGACGACGCCCACGCCCGGGACCTGCGCGCACGTCGCAGCCAGGGCGAGAGCTCGCGCAAGTACATCCACGAGGTGCTGGGCACCAATGCGCGCATGACCGATCTGGCCGCCGCCATCGGCCTGGCCCAGCTCGATCGCCTGGATCATGTGCTCGAGCAGCGCCGCTTGATCTCGCAGCGCTACACCGAAGGTCTGGCTGAACTGGCGCCCCTGGGCCTGCGCACGGTGGCCGCCAACGAGCATGGGCGCAATGCCTGGTTCCTGTATTCGGTGCGCATTCCCGACCGGGACCGGATCGCCGAGGCCCTGCGCCGCGATCACGGCATCGAAACGCGCATCGCCTATCCGCTGCCCCTCTACCGCCAACCGGTGTACGACGGCGGCGAGGCCATCTGCCGCCACCTGCCCTGCCCCGAGAGTGAGGCCCTGGCCGCCCAGGTGCTGAACCTGCCGCTCTTCCCGGGAATGAGCGAAGGGCAACAGGAGCGGGTGATCCAGGCTCTGCGCAGCGAACTGTCCGCAAGCCGGAAACCGGCGTGA
- a CDS encoding acylneuraminate cytidylyltransferase family protein produces MLGLVPARGGSKRLPGKNLLPLAGRPLLEWTARAALAASTLDRVLLSTDSPEIATAGRACGLEVPFLRPAELAGDTVTDRPVLLHLLDWLRDTDGQDPELLVLLRPTTPFKTAELIDRAVQRLRESGADSLRTMTLAAGVHHPYWMYVDDGKGGMRSVMADSDPARHARSQDLPPVWRLNGVVDVLRPAVIRAGERIYGERMAMLEVPEEQAVDIDTEQDLLICRALATSLGTEPS; encoded by the coding sequence GTGCTCGGACTGGTTCCCGCCCGGGGCGGCAGCAAGCGTCTGCCGGGCAAGAACCTGCTGCCTCTGGCGGGCAGACCCCTCCTGGAGTGGACCGCACGCGCCGCACTGGCCGCCAGCACTCTCGACCGGGTACTGCTGAGCACCGACAGCCCCGAGATCGCCACCGCGGGCCGGGCCTGCGGGCTGGAAGTCCCCTTCCTGCGCCCTGCCGAACTGGCCGGAGACACGGTGACCGACCGCCCCGTGCTGCTGCACCTGCTGGACTGGTTGCGTGACACAGACGGTCAGGATCCGGAACTGCTGGTTCTGCTGCGCCCCACCACCCCCTTCAAGACCGCGGAACTGATCGACCGTGCCGTGCAGCGCCTGCGCGAGAGCGGGGCCGACTCGCTGCGCACCATGACGCTGGCCGCGGGCGTGCATCACCCTTACTGGATGTATGTGGACGATGGCAAGGGCGGGATGCGCTCCGTGATGGCGGACTCCGATCCCGCGCGCCACGCCCGCAGTCAGGATCTGCCCCCCGTCTGGCGCCTCAACGGAGTGGTGGACGTGCTGCGCCCCGCGGTGATCCGGGCCGGCGAGCGGATCTACGGCGAGCGAATGGCGATGCTCGAGGTGCCCGAGGAGCAAGCTGTGGACATCGATACGGAACAGGATTTGCTGATCTGCCGTGCCCTGGCAACCTCCTTGGGGACGGAGCCCAGTTGA
- a CDS encoding oligosaccharide flippase family protein yields the protein MRKESLGGQVLGFGAGSLLQKSLGALLIPLYIHALKPEGLGTLALIELVSSLALILIGLGIPHAMVRMASSEERQLANLLRTGVNPLLLSGIGSMLLLQLLAPFVILALRLGPESVLLLRITLITLPLLLLQRVFESLWRIQRRARRYSLVTTMGLGVTLVLTVAFLLGLGMAVEGILWARFWGALLVVAVGLADYGGLYLRGRTDRALRNRLLAFSLPIVPHKLNMVLNNSVDRLLLQYMIGPAAVGLYDLGARVGVLIQRAMAPFEMAYIPWMFRRFDRKQDSGDASISIVSNGMLVLIAAGTLVLGIAGPWAVDLLDHSSKFALPRELIPVLTLGFAVMLCYNVVSIPIFTAYRTKVMPLISGSTALLNIVCNLLWIPEFGVMGAAWATLASNLLMFLVGYLISRRLQKIPCRNGLLAMGSAAGLVLWRALL from the coding sequence ATGAGAAAGGAAAGCCTGGGTGGCCAAGTGCTCGGTTTTGGGGCTGGCAGCCTGCTGCAGAAGTCACTGGGCGCTCTGCTGATTCCCCTTTACATCCATGCCCTCAAGCCCGAAGGCCTGGGCACCCTGGCCTTGATCGAGCTGGTTTCCAGTCTGGCTCTGATACTCATCGGACTGGGCATTCCTCACGCCATGGTCCGAATGGCCAGCAGCGAAGAACGCCAGCTTGCCAACCTGTTGCGCACAGGCGTGAACCCGTTGTTGCTCTCTGGCATCGGTTCCATGCTGCTGCTGCAACTGCTCGCCCCCTTTGTGATCCTCGCATTGAGATTGGGGCCAGAATCAGTGCTGCTGCTTCGTATCACCCTGATTACCCTGCCATTGCTGCTGCTTCAGCGAGTGTTTGAAAGCCTCTGGCGCATCCAACGCCGGGCACGTCGCTATTCTTTGGTGACCACAATGGGTCTCGGGGTGACCTTGGTACTGACTGTGGCTTTCCTGCTGGGGCTGGGCATGGCAGTGGAAGGCATCCTCTGGGCGCGCTTCTGGGGCGCGCTGCTGGTAGTTGCTGTCGGACTTGCGGATTATGGTGGTCTTTACCTGCGGGGTCGCACGGATCGAGCGCTTCGCAATCGACTGCTGGCCTTCAGCCTGCCCATCGTTCCGCACAAGCTGAACATGGTGCTGAACAACAGTGTTGACCGATTGCTCCTTCAGTATATGATCGGGCCGGCCGCCGTGGGGCTGTACGATCTGGGCGCACGAGTGGGTGTGCTGATCCAGCGAGCAATGGCCCCTTTCGAGATGGCCTACATCCCTTGGATGTTCCGACGATTCGACCGAAAGCAGGACTCGGGTGATGCCTCCATCAGCATTGTCTCGAACGGAATGCTTGTCCTCATCGCAGCAGGCACCCTCGTGCTGGGGATTGCCGGTCCCTGGGCTGTTGACCTGCTGGATCACAGCAGCAAGTTCGCCCTGCCCCGCGAACTGATCCCCGTGCTTACCCTTGGGTTCGCCGTGATGTTGTGCTACAATGTGGTCTCGATCCCGATCTTCACAGCTTATCGAACAAAGGTGATGCCCTTGATCTCGGGCAGTACGGCGCTGTTGAACATCGTCTGCAATCTGCTGTGGATCCCTGAGTTCGGGGTCATGGGAGCTGCCTGGGCAACTCTGGCCAGCAACCTGCTCATGTTCCTTGTGGGCTATCTGATCTCCCGGCGACTGCAGAAGATCCCCTGCCGTAACGGCCTGCTGGCCATGGGCAGTGCCGCCGGGCTTGTGCTGTGGAGGGCCCTGCTATGA
- the gmd gene encoding GDP-mannose 4,6-dehydratase, with protein MKTALITGITGQDGSYLAEFLLNKGYQVHGIVRRSSSVNIDRIKHIYQDPHGQDVHLRVHYGDLTDSSSLDHILARVNPDEVYNLAAQSHVRVSFDQPIFTVDVDALGTLRLLEGIRRLDKPVRFYQASSSEMYGKVAEVPQSETTPFHPRSPYACGKVYSYWQVVNYRESYGMHASNGILFNHESPRRGETFVTRKITRAATRIKLGLQEKLYLGNLDAERDWGFAGDYVEAMWLMLQQDQPDDYVIATGERRSVKEFLTAVFGRLDLDWTQYVEIDSWYFRPAEVDLLQGDASKAARVLGWTPRTSFEQLVSHMVDSDLRLAREERAVRDLDGKPQ; from the coding sequence ATGAAAACCGCACTGATCACGGGCATCACCGGCCAGGACGGCAGTTACCTGGCCGAGTTCCTGCTGAACAAGGGCTATCAGGTACACGGCATCGTGCGCCGCTCCAGCAGCGTCAACATCGACCGGATCAAGCACATCTATCAGGACCCCCATGGGCAGGACGTGCATCTGCGCGTGCACTACGGCGACCTGACCGACAGCAGCAGCCTGGATCACATCCTCGCGCGGGTCAACCCGGACGAGGTCTACAACCTGGCCGCCCAGTCCCATGTGCGCGTCTCCTTTGACCAGCCGATCTTCACCGTGGATGTGGACGCGCTGGGCACCCTGCGTCTGCTCGAAGGCATTCGCCGGCTGGACAAGCCCGTGCGCTTCTATCAGGCCAGTTCCAGCGAGATGTACGGCAAGGTGGCCGAAGTGCCCCAGAGCGAGACCACGCCCTTCCATCCGCGCAGCCCCTACGCCTGCGGCAAGGTCTATTCCTACTGGCAGGTGGTGAATTACCGTGAGTCCTATGGCATGCACGCCAGCAACGGGATCCTCTTCAACCACGAGTCTCCGCGCCGCGGCGAGACCTTCGTGACACGCAAGATCACGCGGGCCGCCACCCGGATCAAGCTGGGCCTGCAGGAAAAGCTGTATCTGGGCAACCTGGACGCCGAACGCGACTGGGGTTTCGCGGGCGACTATGTGGAAGCCATGTGGCTGATGCTGCAGCAGGACCAGCCCGATGACTACGTGATCGCCACCGGCGAGCGGCGCTCGGTCAAGGAGTTCCTCACCGCCGTGTTCGGTCGCCTGGATCTGGACTGGACCCAGTACGTGGAAATCGACTCATGGTACTTCCGCCCCGCCGAAGTGGACCTGCTCCAGGGCGATGCGTCCAAGGCTGCCCGCGTGCTGGGCTGGACCCCGCGCACCTCATTCGAGCAACTGGTCTCGCACATGGTGGACTCCGACCTGCGCCTGGCCCGCGAGGAACGCGCCGTGCGTGATCTGGACGGCAAGCCCCAGTGA
- a CDS encoding class I SAM-dependent methyltransferase has protein sequence MTACPVCKQLQHQFKNYDAHTPPASTRERLRRGLRGLLRALPAGTPLPGTLAGQAGSPFGGRVRVCTECGHAVMETPPDLAGLKRYYGRQYWSERPTQDGHGAQRGQTRATAQVELVRECRRLAGQPDLPSETLEIGAAWAGATLRFKELSGDSVRTSVCEPGEHWSGHYAQHNIERLAEYYPFEATRQFDHIHSSHWLEHVLDLESTRRALASQLKPGGTLFMEVPNCGAPYWELNLSDNPHIHFFTAASLRRAFSDLGLSCLHCAEYGMSLQERAAGVRPAAEQHAANPGGIWLRAVFLNPA, from the coding sequence ATGACCGCCTGCCCGGTCTGCAAACAGCTGCAGCACCAGTTCAAGAACTACGATGCGCATACCCCACCCGCCAGTACGCGCGAGCGTTTGCGCCGGGGCTTGCGCGGCCTGTTGCGCGCCCTGCCCGCGGGCACGCCCCTGCCGGGCACTCTGGCGGGTCAGGCTGGTTCGCCCTTCGGTGGACGAGTCCGTGTCTGCACCGAGTGCGGTCACGCGGTCATGGAGACCCCTCCCGACCTGGCCGGACTCAAGCGCTATTACGGACGCCAGTACTGGAGCGAACGCCCCACACAGGATGGTCACGGTGCCCAGCGCGGACAGACACGTGCCACGGCCCAGGTCGAACTGGTACGCGAGTGTCGACGGCTGGCGGGTCAGCCCGATCTGCCCAGCGAGACCCTCGAGATCGGGGCCGCCTGGGCGGGAGCCACCCTGCGTTTCAAGGAGCTGTCCGGCGACTCCGTGCGCACCTCGGTCTGCGAACCTGGCGAGCACTGGAGCGGGCACTATGCCCAGCACAACATCGAACGGCTGGCGGAGTACTATCCTTTCGAGGCGACTCGCCAGTTCGATCACATCCACAGCAGCCACTGGCTGGAACACGTGCTGGATCTGGAAAGCACGCGCCGCGCCCTGGCCAGCCAGCTCAAGCCCGGTGGCACCCTCTTCATGGAAGTGCCCAATTGCGGTGCGCCCTACTGGGAGCTGAACCTTTCGGACAACCCACACATCCACTTCTTCACCGCCGCCTCGCTGCGCCGGGCCTTCAGCGACCTGGGCCTGAGCTGCCTGCACTGCGCCGAGTACGGCATGAGTCTGCAGGAGCGCGCCGCCGGTGTAAGGCCCGCGGCCGAACAGCACGCCGCCAACCCGGGCGGGATCTGGCTGCGCGCGGTGTTCCTCAATCCCGCATGA
- a CDS encoding SDR family oxidoreductase yields the protein MQSALILGASSGIAQAFGRLLAERGVTLYLVARDPRKLEAVSADLSARGACLAGTEVLDLNLHAEHAAMLERAWAALGPVDLVLVAHGMLGDQAACEADPALAMELMRTNYAATGVLLLHLATRLEAQGRGQLAVLSSVAGERGRRSNYIYGSSKAGLSALLSGLRARLAPAGVQVVTVLPGPVRTAMLAGRPLPPLTVEPELVARQLLRGLERGAHTLWLPPKWRAIMAVIRALPEAIFMKLKF from the coding sequence GTGCAGAGCGCGCTGATTCTGGGAGCCAGTTCGGGCATCGCCCAGGCCTTCGGCCGCCTGCTGGCCGAGCGCGGCGTGACCCTGTACCTGGTGGCCCGTGATCCACGCAAACTGGAGGCGGTGAGCGCCGACCTGAGCGCGCGCGGGGCTTGCCTCGCGGGGACCGAAGTCCTGGACCTGAATCTGCACGCGGAGCACGCGGCCATGCTCGAGCGGGCCTGGGCCGCCCTGGGTCCGGTGGATCTGGTACTGGTGGCTCACGGAATGCTGGGCGACCAGGCGGCCTGCGAGGCCGATCCTGCTCTGGCCATGGAGCTGATGCGGACCAACTATGCCGCGACGGGTGTACTGCTGCTGCATCTGGCCACGCGCCTGGAAGCACAGGGCAGGGGCCAGCTGGCCGTGCTTTCCTCGGTGGCCGGGGAACGCGGACGCCGCAGCAATTACATCTACGGATCCAGCAAGGCAGGGCTCAGCGCGCTGCTCTCGGGGCTGCGTGCGCGCCTGGCCCCTGCCGGCGTGCAGGTGGTGACCGTGTTGCCGGGGCCCGTGCGCACCGCCATGCTGGCGGGACGCCCCTTGCCGCCACTGACCGTCGAGCCCGAGCTGGTCGCCCGCCAGCTGCTGCGAGGTCTGGAACGCGGAGCGCACACGCTCTGGCTGCCCCCCAAGTGGCGCGCGATCATGGCTGTGATCCGCGCCCTGCCCGAGGCCATTTTCATGAAGTTGAAATTCTAG
- a CDS encoding FAD-binding oxidoreductase has product MSESLLSWGRWPRRPQRAIALDWLPDHLPTLGPSKLLPRGQGRSYGDSCLNSRGLLLTTGALDRVIHFDRETGVLRAEAGLTFDDLLRLCLPAGWFPPVTPGTRFLSLGGAVANDVHGKNHHGAGTIGHHVRALELLRSDGSRQLLTPADTSGLFRATIGGLGLTGLITWVELQLVPTRGPWFESHTVRFSTLAECFEIGPELQARHGYTAAWIDSLAPAGQSGRGLYICGDPSDSSEPAAWREPRLRIPLDCPEWLLNPLSLKLFNTLYYRQPLKQGRVHAWPFLYPLDVLADWNRIYGHRGFQQWQCVVPSADAPALCAELLSRIRAHRQGSFLALLKTFGSMDPAGLLSFARPGVTLALDFPMLGERTARMLQELNALVREAGGALYPAKDAQMSAEDFRSGYPRVEEFEGFRDPLLESDFWRRVRGGGEA; this is encoded by the coding sequence GTGAGCGAGAGCCTGCTCTCCTGGGGGCGCTGGCCCCGCCGTCCCCAGCGGGCCATTGCTCTGGACTGGCTGCCGGATCATCTGCCCACTCTGGGACCCAGCAAGCTGCTGCCCCGCGGCCAGGGCCGCAGTTATGGCGACAGTTGCCTCAACAGCCGCGGACTGCTGCTGACCACCGGGGCCCTCGACCGTGTGATCCATTTCGATCGCGAGACGGGCGTGCTGCGAGCCGAGGCGGGGCTGACCTTCGATGACCTGCTGCGCCTCTGCCTTCCCGCGGGCTGGTTTCCCCCGGTGACCCCGGGAACGCGCTTCCTCAGCCTGGGCGGCGCCGTGGCCAACGATGTACACGGCAAGAATCACCACGGCGCGGGCACCATCGGGCATCACGTACGCGCCCTGGAACTGCTGCGCAGCGATGGCTCGCGCCAGCTGCTGACCCCCGCGGACACCAGCGGCCTGTTTCGGGCCACCATCGGCGGCCTGGGGCTGACCGGCCTGATCACCTGGGTGGAACTGCAGCTGGTGCCCACCCGTGGCCCCTGGTTCGAGAGCCACACCGTGCGCTTCTCGACCCTGGCCGAGTGTTTTGAGATCGGCCCCGAACTTCAGGCCCGCCATGGCTACACGGCCGCCTGGATCGACAGCCTGGCCCCGGCCGGCCAATCGGGACGTGGGCTGTACATCTGCGGGGACCCAAGCGACTCAAGCGAGCCCGCCGCCTGGCGCGAGCCGCGGCTGCGGATTCCGCTGGACTGCCCCGAGTGGCTGCTGAATCCGCTGAGCCTGAAGCTCTTCAACACGCTGTATTACCGCCAGCCGCTCAAACAGGGCCGCGTGCACGCCTGGCCCTTCCTGTACCCGCTGGATGTGCTGGCCGACTGGAACCGGATCTATGGCCACCGCGGCTTCCAGCAGTGGCAATGCGTGGTGCCGTCGGCTGACGCGCCCGCTCTGTGTGCCGAATTGCTTTCCCGGATCCGGGCACACCGCCAGGGCAGTTTTCTGGCCCTGCTGAAAACTTTCGGCAGCATGGACCCCGCGGGCCTGCTCAGTTTTGCGCGCCCCGGGGTGACCCTGGCACTGGATTTTCCCATGCTGGGCGAGCGCACCGCGCGCATGTTGCAGGAGCTGAACGCGCTGGTGCGTGAGGCGGGCGGGGCACTCTACCCGGCCAAGGATGCCCAGATGTCCGCCGAGGATTTCCGGAGCGGTTATCCCCGGGTGGAGGAGTTCGAGGGGTTTCGCGATCCCCTGCTGGAATCGGATTTCTGGCGCCGGGTCCGTGGAGGAGGCGAGGCATGA
- a CDS encoding UbiA family prenyltransferase — MDVSPLPGQPAIRRSTPLYVDLDGTLVRSDTFIDTLFMLLRRQPWLLPMLALWLRGGRARLKREVARRLVPDPALWPWVPELLDWLRGQAASGRKLILATASDRAVAESVAAHLGIFTRVLASDGRTNRRAGAKLAAIREELGGAPFAYAGNSRDDLHLWRDAAECICVNLPASVERVLRTEGIRPVLEINDRRPRARALLSVMRPVQWVKNLLLFLPMLLAHRLFDPAAIEASLLAFVAFCCVASSIYIFNDLMDLEADRQHPRKRERALARGDLPLSQAWALMKGLGIAGLALSLWLPWAFTIALFVYLWLTLCYSLWFKRLLLVDVVLLALLYLLRIESGGLAVQVSLTPWLLGFSLFFFLSLALVKRYAELLARSREHRPAPSARGYQLEDRELLAMFGAASGYLSVLVFALYIQSPETRVLYANPQWLWLLAPVFIWWISRVWLLARRGTLKEDALVFALRDPASWGGLLLILLALGLALR, encoded by the coding sequence ATGGACGTTTCGCCCTTGCCAGGCCAGCCCGCAATCAGGCGGTCCACACCGCTCTATGTGGACCTCGACGGCACTCTGGTGCGTTCGGACACCTTCATCGACACCCTGTTCATGCTGCTGCGGCGCCAGCCCTGGCTGCTGCCCATGCTCGCGCTCTGGCTGCGGGGCGGGCGCGCGCGGCTCAAGCGGGAGGTGGCCCGCCGTCTGGTGCCCGATCCGGCGCTCTGGCCCTGGGTGCCTGAACTGCTCGACTGGTTGCGCGGGCAGGCCGCGTCGGGGCGCAAACTGATCCTGGCCACGGCCAGCGATCGCGCGGTGGCCGAGTCGGTGGCCGCGCATCTGGGCATTTTCACTCGGGTGCTGGCCAGCGACGGCCGCACCAATCGCCGGGCGGGGGCCAAACTGGCGGCGATCCGCGAGGAACTGGGCGGAGCTCCCTTCGCATACGCCGGCAATTCCCGCGATGACCTGCACCTCTGGCGGGACGCGGCCGAGTGCATCTGCGTGAACCTGCCGGCTTCCGTGGAGCGTGTGCTGCGCACCGAAGGCATCCGTCCCGTGCTGGAGATCAATGACCGCCGACCGCGCGCCCGGGCCCTGTTGAGCGTGATGCGCCCGGTGCAATGGGTCAAGAATCTGCTGCTCTTCCTGCCCATGCTGCTGGCCCACCGGCTCTTCGACCCGGCGGCCATCGAGGCTTCGTTGCTGGCCTTTGTCGCATTCTGCTGCGTCGCCTCGTCGATCTACATCTTCAACGACCTGATGGATCTGGAAGCCGACCGTCAGCATCCCCGCAAGCGTGAGCGCGCGCTGGCCCGCGGCGATCTGCCGCTGTCGCAGGCCTGGGCTTTGATGAAGGGGCTGGGCATCGCGGGCCTGGCGCTGTCGCTGTGGCTGCCCTGGGCCTTCACCATCGCTCTGTTCGTCTACCTGTGGCTGACGCTCTGCTATTCGCTCTGGTTCAAGCGCCTGCTGCTGGTGGACGTGGTGCTGCTGGCACTGCTGTACCTGCTGCGCATCGAGAGTGGCGGGTTGGCCGTGCAGGTCAGTCTCACGCCCTGGCTGCTGGGGTTCTCGCTCTTCTTCTTTCTCAGCCTGGCCCTGGTGAAACGCTATGCGGAACTGCTGGCGCGCAGCCGGGAACACCGTCCGGCGCCCAGCGCACGGGGCTATCAGCTGGAAGACCGCGAGCTGCTGGCGATGTTCGGCGCGGCCAGTGGCTATCTGAGCGTGCTGGTGTTCGCACTGTACATCCAGTCGCCGGAAACCCGCGTGCTGTACGCCAACCCCCAGTGGCTCTGGCTGCTGGCGCCGGTGTTCATCTGGTGGATCAGCCGGGTCTGGCTGCTGGCGCGGCGTGGCACGCTCAAGGAAGACGCGCTGGTCTTTGCCCTGCGTGATCCGGCGAGCTGGGGCGGCCTGCTGCTGATCCTGCTGGCGCTCGGTCTGGCCCTGCGGTGA
- a CDS encoding nitroreductase family protein produces the protein MRNLYQKLPQAFRARLKSLLQLTPLLLEELAQVRWTLVSPGSVQRYFRLRRALHRIEKGLVAHPRRPGAGMDTVTLALDDLQDPEVASRLSKQDRSWSLAVLQQYAALLQLDLNLSTALKAQAERLLLRLGSCVTTLTGENPLHHMLIRDLPSARTDTADLKNFFTSRHSVRSFTTQPLSDDTVFKALEFARHSPSACNRQATGVVIVRDATVRRQVLELQGGATGYVDRMPTLLVLVGDRRGYPNYNERHTPYVDSALFGMNLIWGLLAHGVHSVCLNWSYTTPRKDRDLHRILKLDPRQRVAFVIAAGYAAGDALIPRSTKRDAKDFILGRF, from the coding sequence ATGAGAAACCTATACCAGAAGCTGCCCCAAGCCTTTCGCGCCCGACTGAAGTCACTACTTCAGCTGACGCCTCTGCTGTTGGAGGAACTGGCACAGGTCCGCTGGACCCTTGTTTCTCCAGGCAGTGTGCAGCGCTATTTCCGGTTGCGGCGCGCCCTGCATCGCATCGAAAAAGGTCTGGTAGCCCATCCACGTCGCCCCGGTGCCGGCATGGACACCGTGACCCTCGCACTGGATGACCTGCAGGACCCTGAGGTTGCATCACGGCTCAGTAAACAGGACCGCTCCTGGAGTCTGGCGGTTCTCCAGCAATATGCCGCCTTGCTCCAGCTTGATTTGAACCTGTCCACAGCCCTGAAAGCCCAAGCGGAGCGCCTGCTGTTGCGACTGGGTTCCTGTGTCACGACGCTAACCGGTGAAAACCCCTTACACCACATGTTGATCCGAGACCTGCCCTCTGCGCGGACGGATACTGCCGACCTGAAGAACTTCTTCACCTCTAGGCATAGTGTCCGCAGTTTTACCACGCAGCCACTGAGCGACGACACTGTGTTTAAAGCGCTGGAGTTCGCCCGACACAGCCCTTCCGCGTGCAATCGGCAGGCCACTGGTGTGGTCATCGTGCGCGATGCTACCGTACGGCGACAAGTGCTGGAATTGCAAGGAGGGGCAACTGGCTATGTGGATCGCATGCCCACTCTTCTGGTGCTGGTCGGCGACCGGCGAGGCTACCCGAACTACAACGAGCGTCATACTCCATATGTCGACAGTGCCCTTTTCGGCATGAACCTGATCTGGGGCCTGCTGGCTCACGGTGTCCATTCGGTTTGCCTCAACTGGTCCTACACCACTCCCCGCAAGGACCGGGACCTTCACCGCATTTTGAAGCTGGACCCCAGACAACGTGTGGCGTTCGTGATCGCTGCCGGCTACGCTGCCGGGGATGCTCTGATTCCTCGGTCGACAAAACGGGACGCCAAGGACTTCATTCTGGGACGGTTCTGA